In the Polyangiaceae bacterium genome, one interval contains:
- a CDS encoding Spy/CpxP family protein refolding chaperone: MKRSIPVSRHRLLLAGALAASAAVACAAQVDQKAPEPEVPAQEAAQAERHHFHGPVAVVIETAKAQAQLTATQRATLDTIAEDLKLDRADRIKLRERLRASAVNVIRSGVTDSKEFESSVSEATRAFEERLDQHLAALEEVHATLTPEQRKTVAAALRTRIDEKYGAKDAAARGERGVKRFTKELMLSKLQVDKLKTLRKELFGEKQQLRPSREELHELVNAFEGDDFRTALNSFRAKKAVVIRSHAASAGKRADSVLTIFTPEQREILADLILHGPRKVLLGDAPAETPTQE; this comes from the coding sequence ATGAAGCGCTCGATCCCCGTCAGCCGTCACCGTCTTCTCCTTGCCGGCGCGTTGGCCGCCTCCGCCGCCGTGGCATGCGCCGCGCAAGTCGACCAGAAAGCCCCCGAGCCGGAGGTCCCCGCCCAGGAGGCAGCGCAAGCCGAGCGCCACCACTTCCACGGCCCCGTGGCCGTGGTGATCGAGACGGCGAAGGCCCAGGCCCAGCTGACGGCCACGCAGCGCGCGACCCTCGACACCATTGCCGAGGATCTGAAGCTCGATCGCGCGGATCGCATCAAGCTGCGCGAGCGTCTGCGCGCCTCGGCGGTCAACGTGATCCGCTCCGGGGTCACGGACTCGAAGGAGTTCGAGTCCTCCGTGTCGGAAGCCACCCGCGCCTTCGAAGAACGTCTGGATCAGCACTTGGCTGCTCTGGAAGAGGTGCACGCGACCCTGACTCCCGAGCAGCGCAAGACCGTCGCGGCTGCGCTGCGCACTCGCATCGACGAGAAGTACGGCGCCAAAGACGCAGCAGCTCGTGGCGAGCGCGGCGTGAAGCGTTTCACCAAGGAGCTCATGCTCTCCAAGCTGCAGGTCGACAAGCTCAAGACCTTGCGCAAGGAGCTATTCGGAGAGAAACAGCAACTGCGACCCTCGCGAGAAGAGCTGCACGAGTTGGTGAACGCCTTCGAAGGCGACGACTTCCGCACCGCCCTCAACTCTTTCCGCGCCAAGAAGGCCGTCGTGATCCGCAGCCACGCAGCCTCCGCCGGCAAGCGCGCGGACAGCGTGCTCACCATCTTCACGCCCGAGCAGCGCGAAATCCTCGCCGATCTGATCTTGCACGGACCGCGCAAAGTCCTGCTGGGCGACGCTCCTGCGGAAACGCCTACGCAAGAGTAG
- a CDS encoding ABC transporter permease subunit — protein MTRAESIRLVATFDLLESLRSRKAIVLLALYMVGAFGASALFIRVLIAVRERLEEQMGQAVGMKEMMESPGMARVVGSLAGDPDVAGAIVTIPPLALFYGWLAMNFVPLLVLFTSADAVSGDLSSGAVRFSLFRTDRLSWAVGKLAGQTMMMAVGVLMGALVTWLVGVLWLEGMPAGDTAFWLLRISGRTIVYCFAYLGMVMCASQLTRTNARAGGLALALMFASSVGGGIVSADLIRDRAPAFFDAVSKVFPNGHYLYLWHPGSFESVSAMLGLIVIGLAFFALGFWRFATRDA, from the coding sequence ATGACTCGCGCCGAGAGCATTCGCCTGGTTGCCACCTTCGACTTGCTGGAGTCCCTGCGCTCCCGCAAGGCGATCGTGCTGTTGGCGCTGTACATGGTGGGTGCCTTCGGTGCATCGGCGCTCTTCATCCGCGTTCTGATCGCCGTGCGCGAGCGGCTGGAAGAGCAGATGGGTCAGGCCGTCGGCATGAAGGAGATGATGGAGAGCCCAGGCATGGCGCGGGTGGTCGGCTCTCTGGCTGGCGACCCCGACGTCGCGGGCGCCATCGTCACCATTCCGCCGCTGGCATTGTTCTACGGCTGGCTGGCGATGAACTTCGTACCGCTGCTGGTGCTGTTCACTTCTGCGGACGCAGTCAGCGGCGATCTGTCGAGCGGCGCTGTGCGCTTCTCGCTGTTCCGCACGGATCGACTCAGCTGGGCGGTCGGCAAGCTGGCCGGCCAGACGATGATGATGGCCGTCGGCGTGCTGATGGGCGCGCTGGTCACGTGGTTGGTCGGCGTGCTCTGGCTCGAGGGGATGCCTGCAGGTGACACGGCGTTTTGGCTGCTGCGCATCTCGGGGCGCACCATCGTGTACTGCTTCGCCTACTTGGGCATGGTGATGTGCGCCTCTCAGCTCACCCGCACCAATGCGCGCGCGGGAGGGTTGGCCTTGGCGCTGATGTTCGCGTCCTCGGTCGGCGGCGGCATCGTGTCGGCTGACTTGATCCGCGATCGAGCGCCTGCATTCTTCGACGCGGTCTCCAAGGTGTTCCCCAACGGGCACTACCTGTACCTGTGGCATCCCGGAAGCTTCGAGAGCGTGAGCGCCATGCTGGGGCTGATCGTGATCGGCCTAGCTTTCTTCGCCCTTGGATTCTGGCGTTTCGCGACGAGGGACGCATGA
- a CDS encoding ABC transporter ATP-binding protein, whose amino-acid sequence MTDALTLRAVRKRYGQTVALDGLDVSIPAGVICGFIGPNGAGKTTTFGIVGGMIRADSGEVDILGRGPLVPEHHRGTVTLLPQDCELSPHVTLRQLLTYYARLQGASAKDAAKDVEARLEEVALKDRAGARIKSLSHGMRRRVNIAQALLGNPDLVLLDEPTSGLDPELVVRMRDVFASHRKKRTLVVSSHNLLELEALCDHVVFIQGGRCTRSGSLAEVTEQGLVMRYTVEASVDLAHLETSHPELEMTWEGKALVVRGSGGWTPANLNATVVPYLLHMNAGLLEIRRGKSLEDAYMAGQAKAHTEESAADDADEHGADDSDE is encoded by the coding sequence GTGACTGACGCGCTGACGCTGCGGGCCGTGCGCAAGCGCTACGGACAGACCGTGGCCCTCGACGGCCTGGACGTGAGCATTCCCGCCGGCGTGATCTGCGGTTTCATCGGCCCGAACGGCGCAGGCAAGACGACGACTTTCGGCATCGTCGGCGGCATGATTCGTGCGGACTCCGGCGAGGTGGACATCCTGGGTCGCGGTCCCTTGGTCCCAGAGCACCATCGCGGCACCGTGACGCTGCTGCCGCAGGACTGCGAGCTCAGCCCGCACGTCACCCTGCGCCAGCTCTTGACCTACTACGCGCGGTTGCAGGGCGCCTCGGCCAAAGACGCGGCGAAGGACGTAGAAGCGCGCTTGGAGGAAGTCGCACTCAAGGACCGCGCGGGCGCGCGCATCAAGTCCTTGTCCCACGGCATGCGACGCCGGGTGAACATCGCGCAAGCGCTGCTGGGCAATCCTGATCTCGTGCTGCTCGACGAGCCGACCAGTGGGCTCGATCCGGAGCTCGTGGTGCGCATGCGCGACGTGTTCGCGTCCCACCGCAAGAAGCGCACCCTGGTGGTCAGCTCCCACAACCTGCTGGAGCTGGAGGCGCTGTGCGACCACGTAGTCTTCATCCAGGGCGGGCGCTGCACTCGCAGCGGTTCCTTGGCGGAAGTCACCGAGCAAGGGCTGGTGATGCGCTACACCGTGGAGGCGTCGGTGGATCTGGCGCACCTGGAGACCTCACATCCGGAGCTGGAGATGACCTGGGAGGGCAAAGCGCTGGTGGTGCGTGGCTCCGGCGGATGGACGCCCGCGAACCTCAACGCCACTGTGGTGCCCTACCTGCTTCACATGAACGCCGGGCTGCTGGAGATTCGCCGCGGCAAGTCCTTGGAAGACGCCTATATGGCTGGCCAGGCCAAGGCGCACACCGAGGAATCAGCGGCGGACGACGCCGACGAACACGGCGCCGACGACTCCGACGAGTAG
- a CDS encoding bacteriohemerythrin has protein sequence MSAITWGPSLEVGIETIDKQHRRWVELFNALDAAVKEGKEESALGEALEAYIEYSQYHFKTEEALMRQANMDEEEYKFHLREHKVFRDQMTIFRDRHSVGFLKMSPQVVEYLQHWLLAHVTMTDRGYIQPIKDAGIA, from the coding sequence ATGTCAGCGATCACCTGGGGGCCATCACTCGAGGTCGGCATCGAAACGATCGACAAGCAGCATCGCCGCTGGGTGGAGCTCTTCAACGCGCTGGATGCGGCCGTGAAGGAAGGCAAAGAAGAGTCCGCCCTGGGCGAAGCTCTCGAGGCCTACATCGAGTACTCCCAGTACCACTTCAAGACCGAAGAGGCGCTGATGCGCCAGGCCAACATGGACGAAGAGGAGTACAAGTTCCACCTGCGCGAGCACAAGGTGTTCCGCGATCAGATGACCATCTTCCGTGACCGTCACTCCGTGGGTTTCTTGAAGATGTCTCCGCAAGTGGTGGAGTATCTGCAGCACTGGCTTTTGGCTCACGTGACCATGACGGATCGCGGCTACATCCAGCCGATCAAAGACGCCGGCATCGCCTGA
- a CDS encoding NAD(P)H-binding protein, whose product MKLLIVGASGGTGRTVVDRALKEGHEVSGFCRRPPRVPHHPRLRWIVGDAMDGRSLASAVAGHEAVIVTLGIAENPLWVRLFGPARTASDVRSVGTRNVVEAMQEHGLRRLIVLTSYGVGDTRPRLRWQERLFFSIVLAPQIRDTERQTDVVQASDLDWVLVQPVHLTDALDDSPPLISLQGDTGAMTVSRRSVARFMTQALGDDRFLRRTASLSGALRRPQLDAMATDLAATIAKR is encoded by the coding sequence ATGAAGTTACTGATTGTGGGAGCTAGCGGGGGTACGGGCCGAACAGTGGTGGATCGTGCGCTGAAGGAGGGGCATGAGGTCAGCGGCTTTTGCCGCCGCCCACCGCGAGTCCCTCACCATCCACGCCTGCGCTGGATAGTCGGCGACGCGATGGACGGACGGTCGTTGGCAAGCGCCGTCGCGGGCCACGAGGCAGTAATCGTGACCTTGGGCATCGCGGAAAACCCACTGTGGGTGCGCCTGTTCGGTCCAGCACGGACTGCGTCGGATGTGCGCTCCGTCGGCACGCGCAACGTAGTCGAGGCCATGCAAGAGCACGGCCTCCGCAGGCTGATCGTGCTGACCAGCTACGGGGTCGGGGATACGCGTCCGCGACTACGTTGGCAGGAGCGTTTGTTCTTCAGCATCGTGCTGGCTCCTCAGATTCGCGATACGGAGCGTCAAACCGACGTCGTGCAGGCGAGCGACCTCGACTGGGTGTTGGTTCAGCCCGTACACCTGACCGACGCGCTAGATGACTCGCCACCACTGATTTCGCTCCAGGGCGATACGGGGGCCATGACCGTCTCTCGCCGAAGCGTGGCTCGCTTCATGACCCAGGCGCTGGGGGACGACCGCTTCCTTCGACGAACTGCGTCGCTGTCGGGCGCGCTGCGCAGGCCCCAATTGGACGCCATGGCCACGGACCTGGCGGCCACTATCGCCAAGCGCTGA
- a CDS encoding LysR family transcriptional regulator, with protein MNGTHATVGRLPKVDLNLIVVFDALATERSVTRAGVRLGVTQSAVSHALARLRDLFEDPLLVRGAGGMVLTPRAESLVAPLRAGLISLSRALAEPTEFEPARSSRSFGLASPDLFDMLILPPLLEHIRTRAPGVTLVVSALDPVALAPRMETGELDLAIVPRLAGEPQLLAPGRVRRRLFRDGFVCLLRRDHPALARRSSLSRSTYTKLSHVLVSPTGAGPGVVDAALQQGGASRRVALRLPSFGSALAIVERSDLVLTGPSALAKFASKKLRAVAPPLKLPRHDVDMVWHERFTNDSGHRWLRDALVDVCRTTYAGE; from the coding sequence ATGAACGGAACTCATGCCACGGTAGGAAGGCTACCGAAGGTCGACCTCAATCTGATTGTCGTGTTCGATGCCCTGGCCACCGAACGCAGCGTCACCCGCGCCGGCGTGCGCCTGGGTGTCACGCAGTCCGCAGTCAGCCACGCACTCGCTCGATTGCGCGACCTGTTCGAGGATCCGCTGCTGGTGCGTGGAGCGGGTGGAATGGTGTTGACGCCTCGGGCCGAGTCCCTCGTAGCTCCACTACGCGCTGGATTGATCAGTTTGAGCCGCGCCTTGGCGGAACCGACGGAGTTCGAGCCGGCTCGCTCCTCTCGCAGCTTCGGACTCGCGTCCCCCGACTTGTTCGACATGTTGATCTTGCCACCGCTGCTCGAGCACATCCGCACGCGCGCACCGGGCGTGACCTTGGTGGTGAGCGCGCTCGATCCAGTAGCGCTGGCACCGCGTATGGAAACCGGCGAACTGGATCTTGCCATCGTGCCCCGCCTCGCCGGCGAGCCGCAGCTCCTTGCTCCAGGTCGGGTGCGGCGTAGGCTGTTTCGCGACGGTTTCGTCTGTCTGCTTCGTCGCGATCACCCGGCGCTTGCCCGACGCTCCAGCCTGTCGCGCTCGACTTACACGAAGCTTTCCCATGTATTGGTTTCCCCCACTGGCGCAGGGCCCGGCGTGGTGGATGCGGCCTTGCAGCAAGGTGGCGCGAGTCGGCGGGTCGCGTTGCGCTTGCCCAGCTTCGGTTCCGCGCTGGCCATCGTGGAGCGCAGCGATCTGGTGCTCACGGGGCCAAGTGCCCTCGCGAAGTTCGCGTCGAAGAAGCTGCGGGCCGTCGCCCCACCTCTGAAGCTTCCGCGACACGACGTGGACATGGTGTGGCACGAACGGTTCACGAATGATAGCGGGCACCGTTGGCTGCGCGACGCGCTAGTGGATGTGTGCCGCACGACCTACGCAGGAGAGTAG
- a CDS encoding helix-turn-helix transcriptional regulator: MDGAFFSVGQHEFAYLVLEPKSPAGLRELTPAEREVVALVCRGCSNKEIASQRGTSVNTVGNQLAAVYGKLGVASRFELVDLVTRRTASTG, encoded by the coding sequence ATGGACGGGGCGTTCTTCAGCGTGGGGCAGCACGAGTTCGCCTATTTGGTGCTCGAGCCCAAGAGCCCGGCGGGGCTTCGCGAGCTGACACCAGCAGAGCGCGAGGTGGTCGCGCTGGTGTGCCGAGGCTGCAGCAACAAGGAGATCGCGAGTCAGCGGGGGACGAGCGTGAACACCGTGGGCAACCAGCTTGCTGCAGTTTACGGCAAGCTTGGCGTCGCCAGTCGGTTCGAGCTGGTCGACCTGGTGACGCGTCGCACCGCCTCCACCGGTTGA
- a CDS encoding glutathione S-transferase family protein produces MTESIKLWGFGDNDRSGKVRWIAAELGLTVDDQRVQFGAHRTQPYTDSNPFAHIPTVEFRGRTLIESTAICHTLAEAFDEPKLWIAPREPRRDEYLFWLALFGETLEARLVECAVSRIGLLGPEYFALHEKGLRFKLRAAAARLPAEGYLCGERFTVADVLAGYNLLLALRSELVDRSAVEPYFGRLIAREGARTSRLFAAV; encoded by the coding sequence ATGACGGAGTCGATCAAGCTATGGGGATTCGGCGACAATGATCGCAGCGGAAAAGTCCGTTGGATCGCCGCGGAGTTGGGACTCACGGTCGACGATCAGCGGGTGCAGTTCGGTGCGCATCGCACACAGCCCTACACCGACAGCAATCCCTTCGCGCACATTCCCACCGTCGAGTTTCGCGGGCGAACGCTGATTGAAAGCACCGCGATCTGTCACACCCTTGCCGAGGCCTTCGACGAACCAAAGCTCTGGATCGCTCCGCGAGAACCGAGGCGCGACGAGTATTTGTTCTGGCTTGCCCTGTTCGGAGAAACTCTGGAGGCGCGTCTCGTGGAGTGCGCGGTGAGTCGCATTGGCTTGCTGGGCCCCGAGTACTTTGCACTTCACGAGAAGGGACTGCGGTTCAAGCTGCGTGCCGCTGCGGCGCGCCTGCCCGCCGAAGGATACTTGTGCGGCGAACGCTTCACCGTGGCGGACGTGCTCGCGGGCTACAATCTACTGCTCGCACTCCGCTCGGAGCTCGTCGACCGCAGTGCTGTCGAGCCCTATTTCGGCCGCTTGATTGCCCGTGAAGGCGCGCGGACGTCGCGGCTCTTCGCTGCCGTTTGA
- a CDS encoding CAP domain-containing protein translates to MARRTHLALVSAIALTALSLSGCSGGDDDGGSANTGGAGQGAATGSGGSGANGGSGNVGNNGGSGNVGNSGGGGNVGAGEPPALAGITDAHNQARATEGVPPLTWDPALAAIAQAWAEACVDKTAPTGLIDHNEGRSDNYPEYVGENIYGASGAATPQAAVSSWMSEKANYDYASGKCAAGKVCGHYTQVMWAKSTKLGCGTFKCPGLKFGSAIVCDYAPGGNNGGKPF, encoded by the coding sequence ATGGCTCGACGCACCCACCTTGCATTGGTCTCGGCAATCGCACTGACCGCACTTTCCCTCAGCGGATGTAGCGGGGGCGACGACGACGGTGGGAGCGCGAACACAGGCGGCGCGGGCCAGGGAGCCGCGACAGGCAGCGGCGGCTCCGGCGCCAATGGCGGCAGTGGCAACGTCGGCAACAACGGGGGCAGCGGCAACGTCGGCAACAGCGGTGGCGGCGGCAATGTTGGCGCGGGCGAACCACCTGCCCTGGCGGGTATCACGGACGCACACAATCAGGCGCGTGCGACCGAAGGCGTGCCGCCGTTGACTTGGGATCCGGCGTTGGCCGCGATCGCGCAGGCCTGGGCGGAGGCGTGCGTGGACAAGACCGCGCCCACGGGTCTCATCGACCACAACGAGGGGCGCAGCGACAACTACCCCGAGTACGTGGGAGAGAACATCTACGGTGCGAGCGGCGCCGCGACGCCCCAGGCCGCGGTGTCATCGTGGATGAGCGAGAAAGCAAACTACGACTACGCCAGCGGCAAGTGCGCCGCGGGCAAAGTGTGCGGCCACTACACCCAGGTGATGTGGGCGAAGAGCACCAAGCTGGGTTGCGGCACCTTCAAGTGCCCCGGTCTGAAGTTCGGCAGCGCCATCGTCTGCGACTACGCACCCGGCGGCAACAACGGCGGCAAGCCGTTCTAG
- a CDS encoding neutral zinc metallopeptidase, protein MKLGGVRQSSNVQDRRGSPVKKGAVALSGTTVIIVLVLGVVMGKNPLEMLSSLPQGGGTPSAGQAKPVDPNDPGAVFTRKILATTEDTWNQALPKLGKQYKEPVLVLFRDGVESACGFQQAAVGPFYCPADSQAYVDLDFLDDLQKKLDALGDFAKGYVIAHEVGHHVQNLLGTSAKVRGRGKDKGPTGNAVRMELQADCYAGVWGAHVKQKGLLDVGDIEEALNAATAIGDDTLQRRARGKVSPESFSHGTSEQRVRWFKRGMDSADPTACDTFSAASL, encoded by the coding sequence ATGAAGCTCGGTGGCGTACGGCAAAGCAGCAACGTTCAGGACCGTCGCGGCAGCCCAGTGAAAAAGGGCGCGGTGGCGCTGTCGGGCACGACGGTGATCATCGTGCTCGTGCTGGGGGTGGTGATGGGCAAGAACCCGCTGGAGATGCTGTCGAGCTTGCCCCAGGGTGGCGGCACTCCCTCAGCCGGCCAAGCGAAACCGGTAGATCCCAACGACCCGGGCGCGGTGTTCACGCGGAAGATCCTGGCGACCACCGAAGACACCTGGAACCAAGCGCTGCCGAAGCTGGGCAAGCAGTACAAGGAGCCCGTGCTCGTGCTGTTTCGCGATGGCGTGGAGAGCGCTTGTGGTTTCCAGCAAGCGGCGGTGGGCCCCTTCTACTGTCCCGCGGATAGCCAAGCCTACGTCGACTTGGACTTTCTCGACGACCTACAAAAGAAGCTCGACGCGCTAGGCGACTTCGCCAAGGGCTATGTCATCGCCCACGAGGTGGGTCATCACGTGCAGAACCTGCTCGGCACGTCAGCCAAGGTCCGAGGTCGGGGCAAAGACAAGGGCCCGACCGGCAACGCGGTGCGCATGGAGTTGCAGGCGGACTGCTACGCCGGCGTGTGGGGTGCCCACGTGAAGCAAAAGGGGCTGCTCGACGTCGGCGACATCGAAGAAGCACTGAACGCCGCCACCGCCATCGGCGACGACACCCTGCAGCGCCGCGCCCGGGGCAAGGTCTCGCCCGAGAGCTTCTCTCACGGCACCAGCGAGCAGCGAGTGCGCTGGTTCAAGCGAGGAATGGACTCCGCGGACCCCACCGCTTGCGACACCTTCAGCGCCGCTAGCCTCTAG
- a CDS encoding valine--tRNA ligase: MSELAKAYEPEEVEPRWYAFWKEEGVFRASVAPGDDRPTYVISLPPPNVTGSLHMGHALMGTLEDVLIRHKRMQGFNTLWQPGIDHAGIATQTVVERQLRREGLSRHDLGRDKFVERVWQWKEQSGGRIAEQMAVLGCSCDWERTKFTMDPDLSEAVTESFVRLYEEGLIYRDTRLINWCSDCRTALSDLEVENEEAQGEMYEFAYPVADADASAGVTELVVATTRPETMLGDTAVAVHSEDARYKHLHGKKLKHPFVDRLIPVITDDILVDPEFGTGAVKVTPAHDFNDFATGKRHKLEEINILNLDGTLNAEAGTFAGQTVKESRKAVKKALADAGLERGGKPHTLQLPRCQRCNTVVEPMISTQWFTKMKPLAEPALAAVREGKTEIIPAEWAKTYNHWLGNIQDWCISRQLWWGHQIPAFYCSGGHVTVTREPAPKACGTCGSSDLTRDSDVLDTWFSSALWPFSTLGWPKDTVELKRFYPTSDMETGYDILFFWVARMMMMGIHFMGEPPFKRVLLHGLVVDETGDKMSKVKGNTIDPLDLIHGSDFETVVQKALPGAPVKEALSKFKKAYPSVAQMGKGFPAYGTDAVRLTLCSYSPQAKRIALSPKRIEGYRNFCNKLYNATRFALPHIDGVVLDGAPPKATTLPNRWILSRLAGAVEASTRGIDDFRLDEGARSLYAFVWDELCDWFLESSKPVFSGEDEAAKAETRTVLAHVIETVLRALHPYAPFVTEELWQRVPRPSSRPKSVAIASYPTAADGRADTDAEKQMDALMKAISAARAVRGEHEVHPGARVPLVLRASDGQLRDMLARETALLEFLVKSDGAPKVEASGGERPRGFVMSVAGDVEVLVDLKGLVEANKEKERIERAIKKVDKDVETLDKRLSNKNFVDKAPPEVVAEAQEQLEGLRRQRARLDEARTLVDEL, translated from the coding sequence ATGTCCGAGCTTGCCAAGGCTTATGAGCCCGAAGAAGTGGAGCCCCGCTGGTACGCATTCTGGAAAGAGGAAGGCGTATTCCGCGCTTCCGTCGCGCCGGGTGACGATCGCCCTACGTATGTGATCAGTCTGCCGCCGCCCAACGTGACGGGCAGCCTGCACATGGGCCACGCCCTGATGGGCACCTTGGAAGACGTGCTCATTCGCCACAAGCGCATGCAGGGCTTCAACACCTTGTGGCAACCGGGCATCGATCACGCGGGCATCGCCACGCAGACCGTGGTAGAGCGACAGCTCCGCCGCGAAGGCCTGTCGCGCCATGATCTGGGCCGAGACAAGTTCGTCGAACGCGTGTGGCAGTGGAAGGAGCAGAGCGGCGGTCGCATCGCGGAGCAGATGGCGGTGCTCGGGTGCTCCTGTGACTGGGAGCGCACCAAGTTCACGATGGACCCGGATCTATCCGAGGCCGTGACCGAAAGCTTCGTGCGCCTCTACGAAGAGGGCCTCATCTACCGAGACACGCGGCTGATCAACTGGTGCAGCGATTGCCGCACGGCGCTGTCGGATCTGGAAGTCGAGAACGAAGAAGCGCAAGGCGAGATGTACGAGTTCGCCTACCCGGTCGCTGATGCTGACGCGAGCGCCGGAGTCACGGAATTGGTCGTGGCCACCACGCGTCCAGAGACGATGCTGGGCGACACGGCCGTGGCCGTGCATTCCGAAGACGCGCGCTACAAGCACCTGCATGGCAAGAAGCTGAAGCACCCCTTCGTGGATCGCCTGATCCCGGTGATCACTGACGATATCCTGGTGGATCCCGAGTTCGGCACCGGCGCCGTCAAGGTCACGCCGGCGCATGATTTCAACGACTTCGCCACGGGCAAGCGCCACAAGCTAGAAGAGATCAACATCCTGAACCTGGACGGCACCCTCAACGCCGAAGCAGGCACGTTCGCGGGTCAGACCGTGAAAGAATCTCGAAAAGCGGTGAAGAAGGCGCTGGCCGACGCCGGTCTGGAGCGCGGCGGCAAGCCTCACACCCTGCAGCTGCCGCGCTGTCAGCGCTGCAACACGGTAGTGGAGCCGATGATCAGCACCCAGTGGTTCACCAAGATGAAGCCCCTGGCCGAACCCGCCCTCGCCGCCGTGCGCGAAGGCAAGACGGAGATCATCCCGGCCGAGTGGGCGAAGACCTACAACCACTGGCTAGGGAACATCCAAGACTGGTGCATCAGCCGTCAGCTGTGGTGGGGACATCAGATCCCGGCGTTCTATTGCTCAGGTGGGCACGTGACGGTCACGCGAGAGCCGGCACCGAAGGCTTGCGGCACCTGCGGCAGTTCGGATCTCACCCGCGACTCGGACGTACTCGACACTTGGTTCTCGAGCGCGCTGTGGCCCTTCTCCACGCTGGGTTGGCCGAAAGACACCGTCGAGCTGAAGCGCTTCTACCCCACCAGCGACATGGAGACGGGCTACGACATCCTGTTCTTCTGGGTCGCGCGCATGATGATGATGGGCATCCACTTCATGGGTGAACCGCCCTTCAAGCGAGTGTTGCTTCATGGTCTGGTCGTCGACGAGACGGGCGACAAGATGAGCAAAGTGAAGGGGAACACCATCGATCCCCTGGACTTGATCCATGGCTCGGACTTCGAGACCGTCGTGCAAAAGGCCCTTCCCGGCGCGCCGGTGAAGGAGGCGCTCTCCAAGTTCAAGAAGGCCTATCCCTCCGTGGCGCAGATGGGCAAAGGCTTCCCGGCCTACGGCACCGACGCGGTGCGCCTCACCCTGTGCAGCTACTCACCCCAGGCGAAGCGGATTGCGCTTTCTCCCAAGCGCATCGAGGGCTACCGCAACTTTTGCAACAAGCTGTACAACGCCACGCGCTTCGCGCTGCCGCACATCGACGGCGTCGTGCTCGATGGCGCGCCGCCGAAAGCGACCACGCTGCCCAATCGCTGGATTCTGTCGCGCCTGGCGGGCGCGGTGGAAGCGAGCACCCGCGGCATCGACGACTTCCGCCTCGATGAGGGTGCGCGCTCGCTCTACGCCTTCGTATGGGACGAGCTCTGCGACTGGTTCCTGGAGTCGAGCAAGCCCGTGTTCTCTGGTGAAGACGAGGCGGCCAAGGCGGAAACCCGCACGGTGCTTGCGCACGTGATCGAGACGGTGCTGCGCGCACTGCATCCCTACGCGCCCTTCGTGACCGAAGAGCTATGGCAGCGTGTGCCGCGCCCCAGCTCACGACCCAAGTCAGTCGCCATCGCCTCGTATCCAACGGCTGCGGATGGGCGCGCGGACACGGACGCGGAAAAGCAAATGGACGCGCTGATGAAGGCCATCAGTGCCGCACGCGCCGTACGTGGCGAGCACGAAGTTCACCCCGGCGCGAGGGTGCCCCTGGTGCTCCGCGCGTCGGACGGGCAGCTGCGTGACATGCTGGCGCGTGAAACGGCGCTGCTCGAGTTCCTCGTCAAGAGCGACGGCGCGCCGAAGGTCGAGGCCTCGGGCGGCGAACGTCCCCGTGGTTTCGTGATGAGCGTGGCCGGCGACGTCGAAGTGCTGGTCGATCTGAAGGGACTCGTCGAGGCCAACAAAGAGAAGGAGCGCATCGAGCGCGCCATCAAGAAGGTCGACAAGGACGTCGAGACCCTGGACAAGCGCCTCTCCAACAAGAACTTCGTCGACAAGGCACCGCCCGAAGTCGTGGCGGAAGCCCAGGAGCAACTGGAAGGATTGCGACGTCAACGCGCGAGGTTGGACGAGGCTCGCACACTGGTGGACGAGCTGTAG